DNA from Saccharicrinis carchari:
AGACACCAAGTGTCCAATATGGAGCGAATCGGCAGTAGGGTCAATGCCTACGTAGGCCGTAGTTATTTCTTTTTGCAGTTGCTCTTCGGTTCCGGGCATCATATCGTGAATCATGCCACGCCATTTCAGTTCCTCAACAAAATTCATGGTTATATAATTAATGTTTTATTTTTTTTGAAGCCACAAAGATAATAAAGTTATATAGTGAAATGGTGCAAAGGGCAAGTGAATATCAGGCCACATAAGCTGGAGGGTGATTTAGCCGTATTATTGTTTCTGCAATCGCAGCAATACTCCATGATAGTAAATTACGTAAAGATGTCGCCGGTAGTGGCGTAGTATCAGTCTTTTACTTCTTCGTAATCGATATATTCGCCTACATCCGGCGATACTTTTTTCGGGGATTTGTGTTTTTTTTGTATCGTAACCTTTCCCTCCTCGCGTTTTTTTTGTGTTTTAAAACTTTGTTCTCTTTTGTAGTGATTATTCATTTTATTCATCTGCCGACCCAGCAAAAAAGGAACGATCACCCTGGCTATAAATCGAAACAGATAATAAAACACAAGAATAAAAAATATTGTCTTCAGTAATCCCATAATTTTTTCTTTATACAAAGATAATGTTTTCAGCGGATATGAGATTTAACTCGTTTTAAAGCAGCACCACCGGAGCACGCCATCCACCAATTACGCTACCCAC
Protein-coding regions in this window:
- a CDS encoding DUF4834 family protein, producing MGLLKTIFFILVFYYLFRFIARVIVPFLLGRQMNKMNNHYKREQSFKTQKKREEGKVTIQKKHKSPKKVSPDVGEYIDYEEVKD